The nucleotide sequence ACCTAAAGCCACGGCCACCTCCGTGATGGAAAAACCTAATGGTTTAATGTAGAGTTCTTTTAAAACTTCTCCAGGATGGGGCGGATTATACATCATGGTTCATCTCCTTTAATGATAATCTAAATAATCGATATCCGTACTGTTTTGTTGTTCAAACCTAAAAATCACCCGCCAGTTTCCACTTACTCTGACAGACCAAAAACCTTTGAACTCTCCCATCAATTTATGAAGCTCCAAACCGGGCGCATCCATATCGCCAGGATCTTTGGCCGTATTAAGCCTGATCAGTATAAGACGAAGACGTTTTACATGTTCGGGTAGTATCCCGGACTTTTTCCCTGTACGAAAAAACTGTTCCAAACCTTTATGGCGGAAGCGGATGATCATTATTTTTAGAGTGTAACTAATCAGGTGATACACTGTCAATAGTGTTGTAACACATGGGGGGCCAGGTCTACTTTCTCGTCATTTCTTTGCTCATGGACAGGGACTTTAATTAAACCAACGGATTTTGACCTCTTTTTCGACCCGCCTGAACTCCTTGTCCCCGGTCAGAACCTCCGCTAAAATCCTGGCGGGCAGAGTTTTCCAACGCCTTATGGCGTGGACATTGATATAGAACCGGTTTGCCTATATACTTAAGGAAATGAAACCTAAAGTTGTTCTTGCGCTTCTCCTGGCAAGCCTCGTTTTTTTGACCACGCCAAGCGCCGGGGCTCAAAAATCAAAAAATGAGGCCCCTCGCCTCCCATCCATAACCGGAA is from Nitrospirota bacterium and encodes:
- a CDS encoding type II toxin-antitoxin system RelE/ParE family toxin, whose protein sequence is MIIRFRHKGLEQFFRTGKKSGILPEHVKRLRLILIRLNTAKDPGDMDAPGLELHKLMGEFKGFWSVRVSGNWRVIFRFEQQNSTDIDYLDYH